One window from the genome of Entelurus aequoreus isolate RoL-2023_Sb linkage group LG04, RoL_Eaeq_v1.1, whole genome shotgun sequence encodes:
- the armt1 gene encoding damage-control phosphatase ARMT1, whose product MPKLLIQVRNMAADQTGNVVPPSLSAKVVGSFAYLTVRDRLPTILTKVVDTIHRNKNKFFEEYGEEGIQAEKQTISLLSKLRNELQTDKPILALNDGLADADFWNQYLLRQRGLQGDQEAVSWFKSPWLFVECYMYRKIQEALWLNPPISDYDVFSESKTQSFFESQQAMMTLCTYLEGINKNLGDISEHLLQELFNKLLQVSLWGNKCDLSISAGMENSQKSSPIDSLVSLQPFILVDHSAAVWSTLISARRQRQSGKAGSNRVDVVLDNAGFELVTDLVLADFLVSSGLAREVRFLGKSFPWFVSDVTANDFHWTIRQITAANHKWMSQVGVRWQSYMKEGVWSYHDHPFWTQPHEFCDMATDAPDLYATLQEANLVLFKGDLNYRKLAGDRDWDHTVCFEAALRGFEPSPLCSLRTLKANIQVGLQPGQGSKLGFQDPDWMTSGKYAVIQFYSPNSEQ is encoded by the exons ATGCCGAAGCTGTTAATACAAGTGCGAAACATGGCGGCCGACCAGACCGGCAACGTAGTTCCTCCTTCCCTGTCAGCCAAAGTGGTTGG GTCATTCGCTTATTTGACAGTGAGAGATCGACTGCCTACAATCCTCACTAAAGTTGTAGATACAATCCATCgtaataaaaacaagttttttgaAGAATATGGAGAG GAGGGGATCCAAGCAGAGAAGCAAACCATCTCCCTGCTGTCCAAGCTGAGAAATGAACTGCAAACAGACAAACCGATCCTTGCCCTGAACGACGGCCTGGCCGATGCGGACTTTTGGAACCAGTACCTGCTGAGGCAACGGGGGTTGCAGGGGGACCAGGAGGCGGTCAGCTGGTTCAAGTCTCCATGGCTGTTTGTGGAGTGTTACATGTACCGCAAGATACAGGAGGCCCTCTGGCTCAA CCCCCCCATCAGTGATTATGACGTCTTCAGTGAGAGTAAGACTCAGAGCTTCTTTGAGTCTCAGCAGGCGATGATGACCTTATGCACATACCTTGAGGGCATCAACAAGAACTTGGGCGATATTTCTGAACATCTCCTACAGGAGCTTTTCAACAAACTGCTACAG GTTTCTCTGTGGGGAAACAAATGTGATCTGTCCATTTCTGCTGGGATGGAGAATTCACAGAAGTCCAGTCCCATCGACTCTCTCGTCAGCTTGCAACCGTTCATCTTAGTGGACCATTCAGCTGCTGTGTGGTCAACTCTAATTTCTGCCCGGCGACAAAGACAGTCGGGGAAAGCGGGCTCCAACCGAGTGGACGTTGTTTTAGACAACGCTGGCTTTGAGTTAGTAACTGACTTGGTCCTTGCTGATTTCCTGGTGTCCTCTGGTCTGGCCCGTGAGGTCCGCTTCCTTGGAAAATCCTTTCCGTGGTTTGTCTCTGATGTGACCGCCAATGATTTTCATTGGACCATCCGGCAGATTACGGCAGCCAATCACAAGTGGATGTCTCAAGTAGGAGTGCGGTGGCAAAGCTACATGAAGGAAGGAGTGTGGTCCTATCACGACCATCCCTTCTGGACACAACCCCACGAGTTTTGTGACATGGCAACCGACGCTCCGGACCTGTACGCCACTCTGCAGGAGGCCAACTTGGTACTGTTTAAAGGCGATCTCAACTACAGGAAGCTGGCAGGTGATCGAGACTGGGACCATACGGTGTGCTTTGAAGCCGCATTGAGGGGCTTTGAGCCGTCGCCCCTGTGCAGCCTCAGGACCCTAAAGGCTAATATTCAAGTGGGTCTCCAGCCAGGCCAGGGGAGCAAGCTCGGCTTCCAGGATCCAGACTGGATGACCAGTGGCAAATACGCAGTTATTCAGTTCTACAGCCCCAATTCAGAACAGTAA